In Terriglobus sp. TAA 43, a single window of DNA contains:
- a CDS encoding pseudouridine synthase, with product MNNVRKTAVKAARPAKKSTVPAKEEPVGTRLQKILADAGIASRRKAEELILEGRVHVNGEIVTELGTRADAAKDHIRVDGKLLQGPQEHRYFMVNKPRGYVTTMSDPERRDTVVDLLKESARLSGKKLDTRLYPVGRLDYNSEGLLLMTNDGDLANSLSKAANSVEKTYLVKVAGRPTGEALEQLRSGVMIDRGRLAETRGNRRDRVLTAPAKVELARGGENPWYEVTLTEGRNRQLRKMFEEIGHHVEKIRRIGYGALVLDIPTGEFRELTQGEVQALGRAAAGKKVERKHKLPEAARLKQPGQKTGSRGARPRF from the coding sequence ATGAACAACGTACGTAAGACCGCCGTGAAGGCAGCCAGACCCGCCAAGAAGTCCACCGTTCCCGCAAAAGAAGAACCGGTAGGGACTCGGCTGCAAAAGATCCTCGCCGACGCCGGCATCGCCTCGCGTCGCAAAGCCGAAGAACTGATCCTGGAAGGCCGCGTCCATGTGAATGGTGAGATTGTCACCGAACTGGGCACTCGCGCCGATGCCGCCAAAGACCACATCCGCGTTGACGGCAAGCTACTGCAGGGACCGCAGGAACACCGCTATTTCATGGTGAACAAGCCGCGCGGTTATGTAACCACGATGAGCGATCCGGAACGCCGCGATACCGTGGTGGATCTGCTGAAGGAGTCCGCACGACTTTCCGGCAAGAAGCTGGACACGCGTCTGTACCCGGTAGGCCGTCTGGATTACAACTCGGAAGGCTTGCTCTTGATGACCAACGATGGCGACCTCGCCAACTCGCTCTCAAAAGCTGCCAATTCCGTAGAAAAGACCTACCTGGTGAAGGTCGCGGGACGCCCCACGGGAGAGGCTCTGGAACAGCTTCGTAGCGGCGTGATGATTGATCGCGGCCGTCTCGCAGAAACGCGAGGCAATCGTCGTGACCGTGTTCTGACAGCGCCTGCAAAGGTGGAGCTGGCGCGCGGTGGCGAAAATCCCTGGTACGAAGTAACGCTGACCGAAGGCCGCAATCGTCAGCTTCGCAAAATGTTTGAAGAGATTGGCCACCACGTAGAGAAAATTCGTCGTATTGGTTACGGCGCGCTGGTGTTGGATATTCCTACCGGTGAATTCCGCGAACTGACGCAGGGCGAAGTGCAGGCGCTGGGTCGCGCTGCCGCAGGTAAGAAAGTGGAACGTAAGCATAAGCTTCCCGAAGCTGCCCGGTTGAAACAGCCAGGACAGAAGACCGGTAGCCGCGGCGCGCGTCCGCGTTTCTAA
- a CDS encoding alpha-L-rhamnosidase, with translation MNRREFLAGSAAVLATVRPAFALAGDAPVYRTSNARWQRTYDKALTVLAGNVRVMPRYPGPVLIEGSSYLGIWMECGPHESLLYRKFRPDVARHSHLTFFALQAADGQLPANNKANVDQPGWAQIQMVVPIAATAWDVAKATGDQELLEKAYLSCSRWDSWLMKYRNTRGTGLVEGFCTYDTGMDNSPRWRGMRNNCPDGSARNMPANPSLPRLCPDLSATAYGARIALAAMAKALGKNDDAARWEEHAASLRNLILQKLYVAEDHAFYDLDAQNKFVKINCDILARVCGEHVPDQALFNTLWEKQIHRKDGFWPVYPLPSSAMDEPSFVRPIPRNSWGGASQSLTAMRAPRWMDHYGRSAEFAQMMDAWCAALQRDGTFRQQIDPVSGAITEAEAPNYSPSSLVMVTYTWRLAGVHEEGDELWWNVRCNHPAAEDAMFMAKCDNGNQVELRYGAGAAMLSIDGRTIATVTSNGVRVITSADGNLRALVGIAEQGSTVAMSAPGRANVHLSLRPNERKVVTPNRMRAMQR, from the coding sequence ATGAATCGGCGTGAATTCCTTGCGGGATCGGCGGCTGTGCTCGCCACAGTGCGTCCGGCGTTCGCTCTGGCAGGCGATGCTCCGGTGTATCGAACCTCCAACGCACGCTGGCAGCGGACGTATGACAAGGCACTCACCGTGCTCGCAGGCAATGTCCGCGTTATGCCGCGCTATCCCGGTCCTGTGCTGATTGAAGGATCGTCTTATCTCGGCATCTGGATGGAGTGTGGCCCCCATGAATCGCTGCTCTATCGCAAGTTCCGGCCAGATGTTGCGCGCCATAGCCATCTGACCTTCTTCGCGCTTCAGGCAGCGGATGGCCAACTCCCAGCAAACAACAAGGCGAACGTTGACCAGCCAGGCTGGGCGCAGATACAGATGGTGGTTCCCATCGCGGCCACCGCGTGGGACGTCGCAAAGGCCACGGGCGATCAGGAGTTGCTGGAGAAGGCATACCTCTCCTGCTCGCGCTGGGATAGCTGGCTCATGAAGTATCGCAATACGCGCGGCACAGGATTGGTCGAGGGTTTCTGCACCTACGACACCGGCATGGACAACAGCCCACGCTGGCGGGGCATGCGCAACAACTGTCCTGACGGGAGCGCGCGCAACATGCCCGCCAATCCGTCGTTGCCAAGACTATGCCCGGATCTCTCCGCAACCGCCTACGGCGCGCGAATCGCGCTTGCGGCCATGGCGAAGGCTCTCGGTAAAAACGACGATGCAGCCCGGTGGGAAGAGCATGCCGCTTCGCTTCGCAACCTGATTCTCCAGAAGCTTTACGTCGCAGAAGACCACGCGTTTTACGATCTCGACGCCCAGAACAAATTCGTCAAAATCAACTGTGACATCCTTGCCCGCGTGTGCGGTGAGCATGTGCCGGATCAGGCGCTCTTCAACACCCTGTGGGAGAAGCAGATCCATCGCAAAGACGGCTTCTGGCCCGTGTACCCTTTGCCGTCGTCGGCCATGGACGAGCCAAGCTTCGTACGCCCCATCCCGCGCAACTCGTGGGGTGGAGCATCGCAATCGCTCACCGCTATGCGCGCCCCGCGATGGATGGATCACTACGGCCGCTCCGCGGAATTTGCGCAAATGATGGACGCATGGTGCGCGGCGCTGCAGCGAGACGGTACCTTCCGCCAGCAGATTGATCCCGTCAGCGGCGCTATCACGGAAGCGGAAGCGCCAAACTACTCGCCATCCTCGCTGGTCATGGTCACGTACACATGGCGACTGGCTGGGGTACATGAAGAGGGCGACGAACTCTGGTGGAACGTGCGCTGCAATCACCCCGCAGCCGAAGATGCCATGTTTATGGCGAAGTGCGACAACGGAAATCAGGTGGAACTTCGTTACGGTGCTGGTGCCGCAATGCTATCGATCGATGGAAGAACCATCGCCACAGTGACCAGTAACGGCGTTCGAGTGATCACGTCCGCAGACGGAAATCTTCGAGCGCTCGTCGGTATCGCGGAGCAGGGAAGTACCGTGGCCATGTCCGCACCGGGGCGCGCCAACGTTCATCTATCGCTACGTCCGAACGAACGGAAAGTGGTAACACCCAACCGCATGAGAGCCATGCAGCGTTAA
- the scpB gene encoding SMC-Scp complex subunit ScpB: protein MSLKSKIEAVIYASEEPVTLAQLVGLLAGEAQDELDSLAANQASLPLDEGDAEAASSDEVAEDVTPDEAVEVTEEVETAPEGEAAPNEENAAPKEAPAHSSEQSTEEVAPSEEQASDVSAEAVPTDEQAPEVAEPAEVSSEEDKRIQRDREKAVREHVRWVVDTLIREYAESDRGIEIREVASGYRMGTKPEYHDAVRGFVKSLKPPLKLTLPALETLAVVAYKQPVTAAEISEIRGVDSAGVLGGLMTRKLIATAGRKQVIGRPMLYKTTRDFLLRFGLKDVNELPSMEEFERMAGELAEQEDLPMESPDAIIEEANARGDAEMLREANDEEAGTEDVAGEEEASATQHEQHAEATSGEEETSAPQNEEPAEVASNEAENTDVPEESEAQADASVEEVTTEETVTITEEEVAEVDQDGETQPS from the coding sequence ATGAGTCTTAAGTCGAAGATCGAAGCCGTCATCTACGCCTCGGAAGAGCCCGTTACCCTTGCTCAGCTTGTTGGCCTGTTGGCTGGTGAGGCGCAGGACGAACTGGATTCACTTGCCGCCAACCAGGCCAGTCTGCCCCTGGACGAGGGCGATGCTGAGGCCGCATCCTCCGACGAGGTCGCTGAGGATGTCACGCCGGATGAGGCGGTTGAGGTAACAGAAGAGGTAGAAACCGCGCCCGAGGGCGAGGCGGCACCCAACGAAGAAAACGCCGCTCCGAAAGAAGCTCCTGCCCATTCGTCTGAGCAATCGACGGAAGAAGTTGCCCCCTCTGAAGAGCAGGCATCTGACGTGTCCGCAGAAGCCGTTCCGACCGACGAGCAGGCTCCCGAAGTGGCTGAGCCGGCTGAAGTCTCCTCCGAAGAAGACAAGCGCATTCAGCGCGACCGCGAGAAAGCCGTGCGTGAGCACGTGCGTTGGGTGGTGGATACGCTGATCCGCGAATATGCCGAGAGTGATCGCGGTATCGAAATTCGCGAAGTTGCCAGCGGTTATCGCATGGGCACCAAGCCGGAATATCACGATGCCGTGCGCGGCTTTGTGAAGAGCCTGAAACCGCCTCTCAAGCTGACGCTTCCCGCGCTGGAGACGCTTGCGGTTGTGGCGTACAAGCAGCCGGTGACGGCCGCGGAAATCAGTGAGATTCGTGGTGTGGATTCGGCTGGCGTGCTGGGTGGATTGATGACGCGCAAGCTCATTGCCACCGCAGGTCGTAAGCAGGTCATCGGGCGTCCGATGCTGTACAAGACCACGCGTGACTTCCTTCTGCGCTTTGGCCTGAAGGATGTGAACGAACTGCCGTCGATGGAAGAGTTCGAGCGCATGGCGGGCGAACTGGCTGAACAGGAAGACCTGCCGATGGAATCGCCCGACGCGATCATCGAAGAAGCAAATGCACGCGGCGATGCGGAGATGTTACGCGAAGCCAACGATGAAGAAGCTGGCACCGAAGACGTAGCCGGTGAGGAAGAAGCTTCTGCGACTCAGCACGAGCAGCACGCTGAAGCGACCTCGGGTGAAGAGGAAACTTCTGCCCCTCAGAATGAAGAGCCAGCGGAAGTTGCTTCCAACGAAGCCGAGAATACGGATGTGCCGGAGGAGTCCGAAGCACAAGCCGATGCCTCAGTAGAAGAAGTCACCACGGAAGAAACGGTCACGATCACTGAAGAAGAAGTTGCCGAAGTGGATCAGGACGGCGAAACACAGCCGTCCTGA
- a CDS encoding O-acetyl-ADP-ribose deacetylase has protein sequence MGRLDSILADITTLRVDAIVNAANQQLKGGGGVDGAIHRAAGAQELLAATAKFGGCATGDAVPTPGFRLPAKWIFHAVGPVWSVTRGGTAAEDRADALLSSCYRRCMELAREHDVRSIAFPAISTGIYSFPPDRAARIALATVSEVLDGSGVEEVIFCAYNDETHALYCNLLR, from the coding sequence TTGGGCAGGTTAGACAGCATTCTGGCGGACATCACCACCCTGCGGGTGGACGCGATCGTAAATGCCGCAAATCAGCAGCTAAAGGGTGGTGGAGGCGTCGACGGAGCCATCCACCGAGCCGCCGGTGCACAGGAGCTGCTGGCTGCAACGGCAAAATTTGGCGGCTGCGCCACGGGAGACGCCGTTCCCACCCCCGGATTCCGCCTGCCTGCCAAGTGGATCTTCCATGCCGTCGGCCCTGTCTGGAGCGTGACGCGCGGTGGCACTGCCGCTGAAGACCGCGCCGACGCATTGCTTTCAAGCTGCTATCGCCGTTGTATGGAACTGGCCCGCGAACACGACGTCCGTTCCATCGCCTTTCCCGCCATCAGCACCGGCATCTACAGCTTTCCGCCAGACCGCGCCGCACGCATCGCCCTCGCGACGGTGAGCGAAGTGCTGGACGGCAGTGGTGTGGAGGAAGTCATCTTCTGCGCCTACAACGACGAGACGCATGCTCTGTACTGCAATCTCCTTCGCTGA
- the adhP gene encoding alcohol dehydrogenase AdhP: MAKTMKAAVVRQFGSPLSVEEVPVPEVGAGQALLKVMSTGVCHTDLHAAHGDWLVKPAVPFIPGHEGAGYVAAVGADVKGLREGDRVGIPWLHSACGVCEYCLKGWETLCPYQKNSGYSVNGSFAEYVLVNPNFVAHLPPKIGFSPIAPILCAGVTVYKGLKESEVKPGQWVAISGIGGLGHLAVQYAKAMGMHVVAVDVAQDKLDLARKLGAEIVVDANEPEVAGKVIAATGGGVHGALVTAVSPAAFSLGVNLLRRMGTMSLVGLPPGEFPVSICDLVLQRKTLRGSIVGTRMDMAECLDFAAQGQVKSTYSTEKLEDINSIFDRMIAGKIEGRIVMEIASE, from the coding sequence ATGGCAAAGACGATGAAAGCGGCAGTGGTGCGGCAGTTCGGTAGTCCGCTCAGCGTGGAAGAGGTTCCCGTACCGGAGGTGGGTGCAGGGCAGGCGCTGTTGAAGGTCATGTCTACCGGCGTTTGCCATACAGATCTGCACGCCGCGCACGGCGACTGGCTTGTGAAGCCAGCGGTGCCCTTCATCCCCGGCCATGAGGGCGCAGGATATGTCGCTGCTGTAGGCGCAGATGTGAAAGGCCTTCGCGAAGGCGACCGCGTCGGCATCCCCTGGTTGCACAGTGCGTGCGGTGTTTGTGAATACTGCCTCAAAGGGTGGGAGACGCTCTGCCCGTACCAGAAGAACAGTGGCTACTCCGTCAACGGCAGCTTCGCGGAGTACGTCCTGGTGAATCCGAATTTTGTGGCCCACCTCCCGCCAAAGATCGGCTTTTCGCCCATCGCGCCCATCCTCTGTGCAGGCGTCACGGTCTACAAGGGATTGAAGGAGTCAGAGGTGAAACCCGGCCAGTGGGTCGCCATCTCCGGCATTGGCGGCCTCGGACATCTGGCGGTGCAGTATGCCAAGGCGATGGGCATGCATGTGGTTGCCGTGGATGTGGCGCAGGACAAACTCGACCTCGCGAGGAAGCTGGGAGCAGAGATTGTCGTGGATGCCAATGAACCCGAAGTTGCGGGCAAGGTGATTGCTGCAACCGGTGGAGGTGTTCACGGCGCACTAGTCACAGCGGTTTCGCCTGCCGCGTTCAGCCTCGGCGTAAACCTCCTGCGCCGCATGGGAACCATGTCTTTGGTGGGGCTACCGCCGGGCGAATTCCCCGTTTCCATCTGCGACCTGGTGCTGCAGCGGAAGACACTGCGCGGTTCCATCGTCGGCACGCGCATGGACATGGCAGAATGCCTTGATTTTGCCGCGCAGGGACAGGTGAAATCCACTTACTCCACGGAGAAGCTCGAAGACATCAACAGCATCTTCGACCGCATGATTGCAGGCAAGATAGAAGGACGAATCGTCATGGAGATTGCGTCAGAATAA
- a CDS encoding SDR family NAD(P)-dependent oxidoreductase: MSVFGAKSTTEEVLAGVNLKGQRILVTGVSAGLGVETARALVAHGADVVGAARDLKKAEGATAKVREAAAASGARFELIELDLADLASVRACADALLARGESFDVVIANAGVMATPQWRTKDGFDMQFGTNHLGHFVLVNRIAPVIKDGGRFVSLASSGHRFSDVDLEDPNFDHTEYAPFAAYGRSKTANILFAVEFDRRHKHRGVRATAVHPGGIYTELARHMGDGGLKQLLDSVNQALADQGQPPFEFKTVPQGSATSVWAGVVASGEEVGGKYCENCHVSREVDDDVVITPVSEGVRHYALNPERAKALWAKSEEMVGESF; this comes from the coding sequence ATGAGCGTATTTGGAGCGAAAAGCACGACAGAAGAGGTGCTGGCCGGCGTCAATCTGAAGGGTCAGCGAATCCTGGTAACGGGCGTGTCTGCCGGCCTGGGCGTAGAGACCGCGCGTGCGCTGGTGGCCCACGGAGCCGACGTGGTGGGTGCTGCGCGTGACCTGAAGAAGGCGGAAGGCGCGACCGCAAAGGTTCGCGAGGCCGCTGCTGCAAGTGGCGCTCGATTCGAATTGATCGAACTTGATCTTGCTGACCTGGCGAGCGTCCGTGCCTGCGCCGACGCATTGCTGGCACGTGGCGAATCGTTCGATGTGGTGATCGCGAATGCAGGTGTGATGGCGACGCCGCAGTGGCGCACCAAGGATGGTTTCGATATGCAGTTCGGAACCAACCATCTCGGCCATTTTGTACTGGTAAACCGCATCGCTCCGGTGATCAAGGATGGCGGACGTTTCGTAAGTCTCGCTTCTTCCGGCCATCGCTTCTCGGATGTCGATCTGGAAGACCCGAACTTCGATCACACGGAGTACGCGCCCTTCGCGGCATACGGACGTTCAAAGACGGCGAACATCCTCTTCGCAGTCGAGTTTGATCGTCGTCACAAGCATCGCGGCGTGCGCGCCACTGCTGTGCATCCCGGTGGAATCTATACGGAGTTGGCTCGTCACATGGGCGATGGTGGACTTAAGCAGCTTCTCGATTCGGTCAACCAGGCTTTGGCTGATCAGGGCCAGCCTCCGTTCGAATTCAAGACGGTGCCGCAGGGCTCGGCTACTTCGGTATGGGCAGGCGTGGTTGCTTCCGGAGAAGAGGTCGGAGGCAAGTACTGCGAGAACTGCCACGTGAGTCGCGAGGTCGATGACGACGTAGTCATCACTCCCGTCAGCGAGGGTGTTCGCCACTATGCGCTGAACCCCGAGCGCGCAAAGGCGTTGTGGGCGAAGAGCGAAGAGATGGTCGGCGAGAGTTTCTAG
- a CDS encoding TetR/AcrR family transcriptional regulator, protein MPKKESQPAPRKPRADASRNRERILAVARDAFTADSVNVSLDEIAKQAEVGPGTLYRHFPTRDDLLEAVYRSELQKLSDAEQTLAKSHSPVEALRAWMRLFVDYIATKQIIAPALNNIVGGPSRIYADSGAILTGAIESLVRRAVESGDIRPDLDPMDLLRALVGVSNVASAPNWKSSAHRLVDILILGSRQQ, encoded by the coding sequence GTGCCCAAGAAAGAATCGCAACCCGCTCCCCGCAAACCGCGCGCCGACGCCAGCCGGAACCGTGAACGCATTCTCGCTGTCGCTCGCGATGCCTTCACGGCCGACAGCGTGAACGTAAGCCTGGACGAGATTGCGAAGCAGGCCGAAGTGGGCCCGGGAACGCTTTACCGGCACTTTCCGACGCGCGACGACCTTCTTGAAGCCGTTTACCGCAGCGAGTTGCAAAAGCTATCGGACGCTGAACAAACGCTGGCCAAATCGCACTCGCCGGTGGAAGCGCTTCGCGCGTGGATGCGCCTGTTTGTGGACTACATTGCTACAAAGCAGATCATTGCGCCTGCGCTGAACAACATTGTGGGAGGGCCATCGCGCATTTATGCCGATAGCGGCGCCATATTGACTGGTGCAATTGAATCGCTGGTGCGACGCGCTGTTGAGTCTGGGGACATCCGACCGGACCTGGACCCGATGGATCTACTCCGCGCACTTGTCGGTGTTTCGAATGTGGCCTCTGCCCCGAACTGGAAGAGCAGCGCCCATCGCCTGGTGGACATTCTTATTCTGGGTTCCCGACAGCAATAA
- a CDS encoding ScpA family protein, translated as MSDTTAELEQEQPVAAEEQASSAAEPLVLQSPPVPEPPKPIKKKEPAPSKEEVSQSPFMLTVGKVYEGPLDLLLDLIRKQSIDIYDIPIARITEQFLMYTEQIKQTDVDSAGDFIYTAALLIHIKSKMLLPREASGIAAGEIEDPRRELVERLLEHERFKGAAQMLMQKQQIEDATWTQPGIREFKEQASAEREIAADTTDLARVFQEILERLRKRPVLNVNEETVTVAQMIEYTKRRLMLEDKPTSLRRLLQNTHSQQALICMFLAMLELVRLQAIMLRQGDKFGDILIKKTDNFDEVLAHQERMRDDWR; from the coding sequence GTGAGCGACACGACCGCAGAACTGGAACAGGAACAGCCCGTAGCGGCTGAAGAGCAGGCCTCCTCCGCTGCAGAGCCACTGGTTCTGCAATCGCCTCCTGTACCGGAGCCGCCGAAACCGATCAAGAAGAAAGAGCCTGCGCCCTCGAAGGAAGAGGTGTCTCAGTCGCCCTTTATGCTGACCGTGGGTAAGGTCTATGAAGGTCCGCTGGACCTTTTGTTGGACCTGATCCGCAAACAGTCCATCGACATCTACGACATTCCAATTGCCAGAATCACCGAGCAGTTTCTGATGTACACGGAACAGATCAAGCAGACGGATGTAGACTCCGCGGGCGACTTCATCTACACCGCTGCCCTGCTGATCCACATCAAGAGCAAAATGCTGCTGCCGCGCGAGGCATCCGGCATTGCGGCTGGCGAGATTGAAGATCCGCGGCGCGAGCTGGTGGAACGTCTGCTGGAGCACGAACGCTTCAAGGGCGCTGCGCAGATGCTGATGCAGAAACAGCAGATTGAAGACGCGACGTGGACGCAGCCCGGCATTCGCGAGTTCAAAGAGCAGGCCAGCGCCGAACGCGAGATTGCCGCAGACACCACGGATCTGGCGCGTGTGTTTCAGGAAATTCTGGAACGACTGCGCAAGCGTCCTGTGCTGAACGTGAACGAAGAGACGGTCACGGTGGCACAGATGATTGAGTACACCAAGCGCCGCCTGATGCTGGAAGACAAGCCGACAAGCCTGCGTCGCCTGCTGCAGAACACGCACTCGCAACAGGCGCTGATCTGCATGTTCCTGGCGATGCTGGAACTGGTGCGACTGCAAGCCATCATGCTGCGCCAGGGCGACAAGTTCGGCGACATCCTGATCAAGAAGACCGACAACTTCGACGAAGTCCTTGCACATCAGGAACGTATGCGCGATGACTGGAGGTAA
- a CDS encoding aldo/keto reductase, protein MSIQKTFLLGGDLEINRLGYGAMRITGDGIWGPPKDHDGAIKVLKKAVELGVNFIDTADSYGPYVSEDLIGEALAPYKKGLIIATKAGLARTGPNKWLPLGRPEYLEQEALMSLRRLKTDVIDLWQLHRIDPKVPVEDSLAPIVELQKQGKIKHIGLSEVKPNEIDQARKVATIVSVQNEYNIAERKSEDTLNYCEKNNIAFIPWFPVASGKLAQEGGPLDKAAKKHNATVSQLSLAWLLHRSPVILPIPGTTSIEHLEQNVKSQDVELSDAEWKELEAAAK, encoded by the coding sequence ATGAGCATCCAGAAGACATTCCTCCTCGGTGGCGATCTTGAAATCAATCGCCTTGGTTATGGCGCAATGCGAATCACCGGCGACGGCATCTGGGGGCCTCCCAAGGATCACGACGGCGCCATCAAGGTGCTGAAGAAAGCCGTGGAACTGGGTGTCAACTTCATTGACACCGCCGACAGTTACGGCCCGTATGTGAGCGAAGATCTGATTGGCGAAGCACTCGCGCCGTATAAGAAGGGTTTAATTATTGCCACGAAGGCTGGCCTCGCTCGCACGGGTCCGAACAAGTGGCTGCCGTTGGGACGCCCGGAGTATCTGGAGCAGGAAGCGCTGATGAGTCTGCGGCGCCTGAAGACCGACGTGATCGATCTATGGCAACTTCACCGCATTGATCCGAAGGTCCCCGTAGAGGATTCGCTGGCTCCCATTGTGGAGTTGCAGAAGCAAGGCAAGATCAAACACATTGGCCTGTCGGAAGTGAAGCCGAACGAGATTGATCAGGCGCGCAAAGTCGCAACCATTGTCTCCGTTCAGAACGAGTACAACATTGCCGAACGCAAGAGCGAAGACACGCTGAATTATTGCGAGAAGAACAACATCGCTTTCATTCCGTGGTTCCCTGTCGCATCCGGCAAGCTGGCACAGGAAGGCGGCCCTCTGGATAAGGCAGCGAAGAAGCATAACGCTACCGTGTCGCAGCTTTCACTGGCGTGGTTGCTGCATCGCAGCCCGGTGATTCTGCCTATTCCGGGAACAACCTCGATCGAACATCTTGAACAGAATGTGAAGTCGCAGGATGTGGAACTGAGCGATGCTGAGTGGAAAGAACTGGAAGCTGCCGCGAAGTAA
- a CDS encoding AraC family transcriptional regulator — translation MAASATERVIVVRNSREEPLLAGRPRLTSSDSPWKGIVLERHTVGSVEVPEHDHGSLCMHLQLRGDVEMEWWSEGRNAIEQPRAGSMILLPEGTRDRLRWEGTSERLIVSVTPAVMRRAAEEAGLKTSPHVAMQWHLHDEGLRALLAEMGREAEAGWPAGSLYGELLGMSLAHTLLRRHAALPVALKDARGGIPLARLRRVLEFIEAHLHTDVRLEQLAAEAELSPFHFARLFRETTGITPHQYVLERRIERAKLLLRLKQMPIVDIAQQSGFSSATNFIRSFRSRVGITPGEWLRA, via the coding sequence ATGGCTGCATCTGCCACAGAACGAGTGATCGTGGTTCGCAACAGCAGGGAAGAACCCCTGCTGGCAGGACGACCTCGTCTCACTTCGTCTGATTCGCCGTGGAAGGGCATTGTGCTGGAGCGCCACACGGTTGGTTCCGTTGAAGTTCCGGAACACGATCACGGCAGCCTGTGCATGCACCTGCAATTGCGCGGCGATGTCGAGATGGAATGGTGGTCCGAAGGCCGCAATGCTATAGAGCAGCCACGCGCCGGTTCGATGATCCTGTTGCCCGAGGGCACAAGAGATCGTCTGCGATGGGAAGGTACGTCGGAACGATTGATCGTCTCCGTAACTCCTGCGGTCATGAGGAGAGCCGCAGAAGAAGCTGGCCTTAAGACTTCGCCTCATGTCGCTATGCAATGGCATCTCCATGATGAAGGTCTGCGCGCGCTATTGGCGGAGATGGGCCGTGAAGCAGAGGCGGGCTGGCCTGCCGGATCACTCTACGGAGAACTGCTCGGCATGTCGCTGGCTCACACACTACTTCGTCGTCATGCCGCATTGCCTGTCGCACTGAAAGACGCGCGCGGAGGTATTCCTCTGGCGCGGTTGCGTCGAGTCTTGGAGTTCATTGAGGCGCACCTGCACACGGATGTGCGGTTGGAACAACTTGCCGCTGAGGCAGAACTAAGTCCGTTTCACTTTGCACGACTGTTTCGTGAAACTACCGGCATCACACCACACCAATACGTGCTGGAACGCCGCATCGAACGTGCGAAATTGCTGCTGCGGTTAAAGCAGATGCCCATCGTTGACATTGCGCAGCAGAGCGGGTTCTCTTCCGCAACCAACTTCATCCGAAGTTTCCGGTCGCGTGTTGGCATCACTCCCGGCGAATGGTTACGCGCCTAA